The following are from one region of the Theropithecus gelada isolate Dixy chromosome 6, Tgel_1.0, whole genome shotgun sequence genome:
- the LOC112627050 gene encoding type I inositol 1,4,5-trisphosphate 5-phosphatase-like gives MHSPGSAGHSKVYPYSEDARQGEQYMNTRCPAWCDRILMSPSAKELVLRSESEEKVVTYDHIGPNVCMGDHKPVFLAFRIMPGAGKRCQRHERTLREPSL, from the exons ATGCATTCCCCGGGTAGCGCTGGCCATTCTAAGGT CTACCCGTACAGTGAGGATGCCCGCCAGGGTGAGCAGTATATGAACACCCGGTGCCCGGCCTGGTGTGACCGCATCCTCATGTCCCCGTCTGCCAAGGAGCTGGTGCTGAGG TCGGAGAGCGAGGAGAAGGTTGTCACCTATGACCACATTGGGCCCAACGTCTGCATGGGAGACCACAAG CCCGTGTTCCTGGCCTTCCGAATCATGCCCGGGGCAG GGAAGAGATGCCAGCGCCACGAGAGGACCCTTCGTGAGCCCTCCCTGTAG
- the NKX6-2 gene encoding homeobox protein Nkx-6.2, producing MDTNRPGAFVLSSAPLAALHNMAEMKTSLFPYALQGPAGFKAPALGGLGAQLPLGTPHGISDILGRPVGAAGGGLLGGLPRLNGLASSAGVYFGPAAAVARGYPKPLAELPGRPPIFWPGVVQGAPWRDPRLAGPAPASGVLDKDGKKKHSRPTFSGQQIFALEKTFEQTKYLAGPERARLAYSLGMTESQVKVWFQNRRTKWRKRHAAEMASAKKKQDSDAEKLKVGGSDAEDDDEYNRPLDPNSDDEKITRLLKKHKPSNLALVSPCGGGAGDAL from the exons aTGGACACTAACCGCCCGGGCGCGTTCGTGCTGAGCAGTGCCCCGCTGGCCGCGCTGCACAACATGGCCGAGATGAAGACGTCGCTGTTCCCCTACGCGCTGCAGGGTCCGGCCGGCTTCAAGGCGCCCGCGCTGGGGGGCCTGGGCGCGCAGCTCCCGCTCGGGACCCCGCACGGCATCAGCGACATCCTGGGCCGGCCCGTGGGCGCGGCGGGCGGGGGCCTCCTAGGGGGACTGCCCCGGCTCAACGGGCTCGCCTCGTCCGCCGGCGTCTACTTTGGACCCGCGGCCGCCGTGGCGCGCGGCTACCCCAAGCCCCTGGCCGAGCTGCCCGGGCGCCCGCCCATCTTCTGGCCCGGCGTGGTGCAGGGCGCGCCGTGGAGGGACCCGCGTCTGGCCGGCCCGG CCCCAGCCAGCGGCGTCCTGGACAAGGACGGGAAGAAGAAGCACTCGCGCCCGACCTTCTCGGGCCAGCAGATCTTCGCGCTGGAGAAAACCTTCGAGCAAACCAAGTACCTGGCGGGCCCGGAGCGCGCGCGTCTCGCCTACTCGCTGGGCATGACCGAGAGCCAGGTGAAG GTCTGGTTCCAGAACCGCCGGACCAAGTGGCGCAAGCGGCACGCGGCGGAGATGGCGTCGGCCAAGAAGAAGCAGGACTCCGACGCCGAGAAGCTGAAGGTGGGCGGCTCGGACGCGGAGGACGACGACGAATACAACCGGCCCCTGGACCCCAACTCGGACGACGAGAAGATCACGCGGCTGCTCAAGAAGCACAAACCCTCGAACTTGGCGCTGGTCAGCCCGTGCGGCGGCGGCGCGGGGGACGCCTTGTGA